One part of the Streptomyces sp. NBC_00286 genome encodes these proteins:
- a CDS encoding protein kinase produces MDDYAGRVLADRYRLPLPPSDEYEFAESRAFDTYSGQEVLVRQVPLPEVVEAEVIDADGLPDGFVARDGGARRSAARPTRRPTEPAVRRAIEAAQAAAQIPDHPRLDQVFDVFAEGGSLWIVSELVPARPLAALLAERPLSPYRAAEVAADVLTALRVLHAHGWVHRNITVRTVLVCDDGRVMLTGLAAGAAEEALCGYDPVPVAEGERDGGPEGADSGSASGTAAGSTGSGAQGPYGPSGQPGQHGLGQSGQPGHPGQPGQSGSPGHYGSPAVPHTRVPGGDRSAVEAAPGGHGAVAPVAQPPVAGRRALEPTNDVRAARAGAIAAYRAGARAAARVHEEQRDGQHGQHGRHGENPALPGPRPRPSADGDAEAGQTSAYGVEHSAPPGQIADPYGVGGPNPWHGAVPRAGAPALPGNGQGQGQGRPALPGQANGAGTGIPGNGFGASGTGTDVPASGAALEARGIPTQPTDHHIDPQAPDQQTSSEPTRWTHLVPERAPHRGPTTALAAERARQARMAVVGPVTERWAPEQAGPVHENWQLAAPIGPATDLWALGALLFRAVQGHAPYPEENTAELVQLVCAEPPAFAEECGPLRPVVESLLRQDPTERLDFEELRGWLRSLVRSAPEPEAGTHVVAAPPLDATRLPVVRRRGEIVRKRRAGLPDRQARHKRQEKAPKPRRLGRTLLLLILLALAAAVAYAMVFMPKAEPDASSSVQPGAAGPGPAASSDTDPNPGTDGNAGTDPGSDETPSSTPSKENTPSQSSSSGTQTTGPELPQGFTLRKDSEGFSVAVARGWDRTPKNGSGQVIYSQGRFELLIVPGRDTASEYGDDPMTYQREEERELQPFRDSTWATSSGMRRIDVGGRTMAEGQFTWQDAEGREIYVRNLAILADGRYHVVQLRGPEAERDEVTRLFEQASATYQITG; encoded by the coding sequence GTGGACGACTATGCGGGGCGGGTACTCGCCGACCGCTACCGCCTTCCGCTGCCGCCCTCGGACGAGTACGAATTCGCCGAGAGTCGGGCCTTCGACACCTACAGCGGGCAGGAAGTGCTGGTCAGGCAGGTGCCGTTGCCCGAGGTCGTCGAGGCGGAGGTGATCGACGCCGACGGCCTGCCCGACGGTTTCGTGGCGCGGGACGGCGGGGCGCGGCGATCGGCCGCGCGGCCCACGCGGCGCCCCACCGAGCCCGCCGTGCGCCGGGCGATCGAGGCCGCGCAGGCGGCGGCGCAGATACCCGACCATCCCCGGCTCGACCAGGTCTTCGACGTGTTCGCCGAGGGTGGGTCGCTGTGGATAGTGAGCGAGCTGGTGCCCGCCCGGCCGCTGGCGGCGCTGCTCGCGGAGCGCCCGCTGAGTCCGTACCGGGCCGCCGAGGTCGCCGCCGACGTGCTCACCGCGTTGCGGGTACTGCATGCGCACGGCTGGGTGCACCGGAACATCACGGTGCGTACGGTGCTGGTCTGCGACGACGGCCGGGTGATGCTCACGGGGCTCGCGGCCGGGGCGGCCGAGGAGGCGCTGTGCGGCTACGACCCGGTGCCGGTTGCGGAGGGTGAGCGCGACGGGGGCCCTGAGGGGGCCGATTCCGGTTCCGCTTCCGGAACGGCCGCGGGTTCGACGGGGTCGGGTGCGCAGGGCCCGTACGGACCATCCGGTCAGCCCGGACAGCATGGGCTTGGTCAGTCGGGTCAGCCCGGACATCCCGGTCAACCTGGTCAGTCGGGCAGCCCCGGTCACTACGGCTCGCCCGCTGTTCCTCACACCCGCGTCCCCGGTGGCGACCGGTCCGCCGTAGAGGCGGCGCCCGGCGGTCATGGAGCCGTGGCGCCTGTCGCGCAGCCCCCGGTCGCGGGGCGGCGGGCGTTGGAGCCGACCAATGACGTGCGGGCGGCCCGGGCCGGAGCCATCGCGGCCTACCGCGCCGGTGCGCGGGCCGCGGCGCGCGTACACGAGGAGCAGCGGGACGGACAGCACGGGCAGCACGGACGGCACGGAGAGAACCCAGCGTTGCCCGGCCCGCGGCCTCGACCCTCCGCCGACGGTGACGCCGAAGCCGGGCAGACCTCCGCGTACGGCGTGGAGCACTCGGCGCCGCCCGGCCAGATCGCCGACCCGTACGGAGTGGGCGGGCCGAACCCCTGGCACGGCGCCGTCCCGCGCGCAGGCGCCCCCGCGCTTCCCGGCAACGGCCAGGGCCAGGGCCAGGGACGCCCCGCGCTCCCGGGCCAGGCGAACGGGGCTGGAACGGGCATACCGGGCAACGGATTTGGCGCTTCGGGCACAGGAACCGACGTACCGGCGAGCGGAGCCGCCCTCGAGGCAAGGGGCATACCCACCCAGCCCACCGACCACCACATCGATCCCCAGGCCCCTGACCAGCAAACCTCCTCCGAGCCCACCCGCTGGACCCACCTCGTCCCCGAGCGTGCCCCCCACCGAGGCCCCACCACCGCCCTTGCCGCCGAGCGCGCCCGTCAGGCCCGTATGGCCGTCGTGGGACCGGTCACCGAGCGTTGGGCGCCTGAGCAGGCCGGACCGGTGCACGAGAACTGGCAGTTGGCCGCGCCGATCGGGCCCGCGACCGACCTGTGGGCGCTGGGCGCGCTGCTCTTCCGGGCCGTGCAGGGGCATGCGCCGTATCCGGAGGAGAACACCGCCGAGCTCGTGCAGCTGGTCTGCGCGGAGCCGCCTGCCTTCGCGGAGGAGTGCGGGCCGCTGAGGCCGGTCGTGGAGTCGCTGCTGCGTCAGGACCCCACCGAGCGGCTGGACTTCGAGGAGCTGCGCGGCTGGCTGCGTTCGCTCGTACGGTCGGCGCCCGAGCCGGAGGCGGGGACGCATGTGGTGGCGGCGCCGCCGTTGGATGCGACGCGCCTGCCCGTCGTACGCCGCAGGGGCGAGATCGTCCGCAAGCGTCGCGCGGGCTTGCCCGATCGGCAGGCACGTCACAAGCGGCAGGAGAAGGCGCCGAAGCCCCGCCGCCTGGGCCGCACCCTGCTGTTACTGATCCTTCTGGCGCTGGCCGCGGCCGTGGCGTACGCCATGGTGTTCATGCCCAAGGCCGAGCCCGACGCGAGCAGCAGTGTGCAGCCAGGCGCCGCCGGGCCCGGACCCGCGGCCTCGTCCGACACCGACCCGAACCCCGGCACGGACGGGAACGCGGGCACGGATCCGGGGTCCGACGAGACCCCGAGCAGCACGCCGAGCAAGGAGAACACCCCCAGTCAGTCGTCCAGTTCCGGCACGCAGACCACGGGACCCGAGCTGCCGCAGGGCTTCACACTGCGTAAGGACTCCGAAGGCTTCAGCGTCGCGGTCGCGCGCGGCTGGGATCGCACGCCCAAGAACGGGAGTGGTCAAGTCATCTATTCCCAGGGCAGATTCGAGCTGCTGATCGTGCCCGGGCGCGACACCGCCAGTGAATACGGCGACGATCCGATGACGTACCAGCGCGAGGAGGAGCGCGAGTTGCAGCCGTTCCGTGACTCGACCTGGGCCACGTCCAGCGGGATGCGCCGGATCGACGTGGGCGGACGGACCATGGCCGAGGGCCAGTTCACCTGGCAGGACGCCGAAGGGCGCGAGATCTATGTACGCAATCTCGCGATCCTCGCCGACGGCCGTTACCACGTGGTGCAGTTGCGCGGTCCGGAGGCCGAGCGGGACGAGGTGACGCGGCTGTTCGAGCAGGCGTCGGCCACCTATCAGATCACCGGCTGA
- a CDS encoding serine/threonine-protein kinase yields the protein MGTEGENLRVIAGRYRLENSVGRGGMGVVWRATDLLLGRQVAVKELAVDPSLPAEESRSQRERTLREARAVAQLEHPNIIVVHDVVEDHERPYMVMELIEGSSLADRIAAHGPVDATEAARLGIALLSALRRAHGAGVLHRDLKPANVLVSDDGRVVLTDFGIARVAGAPTLTENGAFVGSPEYTAPERMSGARTGPESDLWSLGALLCTALSGESPFHRDSLGGILHAVVAAEIHPPDQAAPILPVVRGLLERDPDRRLGSAEAEQMLRAFLDTGRTPPVPPGPAPARRDVSKRQPVTAQPRIPSPSRPLPSRLPARSALIAAALVAAMAGAGVSAAALLMRGGGDGDRTPAPTSSAPETSPGTSPGTSAPASPTPSATGTRSPTSSVDTTRSPDRPPRIP from the coding sequence ATGGGGACCGAGGGGGAGAACCTCCGTGTCATCGCGGGTCGTTACCGGCTTGAGAACTCGGTCGGCCGGGGCGGCATGGGCGTCGTATGGCGGGCCACGGACCTGTTGCTCGGCCGGCAGGTCGCGGTCAAGGAACTCGCAGTCGACCCGTCGCTCCCGGCGGAGGAGTCCCGCTCGCAGCGCGAGCGCACCCTGCGGGAGGCGCGGGCCGTCGCACAGCTCGAGCACCCGAACATCATCGTGGTGCACGACGTGGTCGAGGACCACGAACGCCCCTACATGGTCATGGAGTTGATCGAGGGCAGCTCCCTCGCCGACCGGATCGCCGCACACGGGCCCGTCGACGCGACCGAGGCCGCGCGGCTGGGCATCGCCCTGCTCAGTGCGCTGCGCAGGGCGCACGGCGCGGGCGTGCTGCACCGTGATCTCAAGCCCGCGAACGTCCTCGTCTCCGACGACGGCCGTGTCGTGCTCACCGACTTCGGGATCGCCCGGGTCGCGGGCGCGCCGACGCTCACGGAGAACGGGGCGTTCGTCGGCTCGCCCGAGTACACCGCGCCCGAGCGCATGTCCGGGGCCAGGACAGGACCCGAGTCCGACCTGTGGTCGCTCGGCGCGCTGCTGTGCACGGCGCTGAGCGGTGAATCGCCGTTCCACCGCGACTCGTTGGGCGGCATTCTGCATGCGGTGGTCGCCGCCGAGATCCATCCGCCGGACCAGGCCGCGCCGATCCTGCCCGTCGTACGAGGGCTCCTGGAGCGGGATCCCGACCGGCGCCTCGGTTCCGCGGAGGCGGAGCAGATGCTGCGGGCGTTTCTCGACACGGGCCGTACGCCACCGGTGCCGCCAGGCCCCGCGCCGGCGCGGCGGGACGTATCGAAGCGGCAGCCGGTGACCGCGCAGCCCCGGATCCCCTCGCCCTCGCGGCCGTTGCCGTCGAGGCTGCCGGCCCGGAGCGCGCTGATCGCGGCCGCGCTGGTCGCCGCGATGGCAGGGGCGGGGGTGTCGGCCGCCGCGTTGCTGATGAGAGGTGGCGGGGACGGTGACCGTACGCCGGCGCCCACGAGCTCGGCGCCCGAGACGAGCCCCGGTACGAGTCCGGGTACGAGTGCGCCGGCGAGCCCCACGCCCTCGGCGACCGGCACGCGCTCGCCGACGTCCAGCGTGGACACGACTCGGTCGCCGGACCGGCCGCCCAGAATCCCGTAA
- a CDS encoding serine/threonine-protein kinase, protein MTTEEGRLIGGRYRLAERIGSGGMGTVWRAVDQLVEREVAVKQPRLPGDPRDGAHQRAANRLYREARAAARVDHPAAVAIHDVVVEDGLPWIVMELIRGESLEDVLRRGPLKPADTARIGFAVVGALHAAHSVGIVHRDVKPANVLLGSHGRVVLTDFGIAHIQGEESLTASGEFVGSLEFIAPERMAGQGAGPASDLWSLGVLLYAAVEGWSPFRRTAVESTLAAILSDEPPEPRQAGDLAPLITQLLAKDPGQRPDAAKSAAVLEAVAEGWTVPVLTNPPRRPQPPYASPQFAGYSETVQAGLPHPDMARTETAGAPPAGSVPSPTAPDHHSLRRRRPSFRLLAASVAGAVLLSGGIWLGISFRGGDPRAEAQNRGATPSASASPSARTVNGWTIHPEKDMDAIVSVPAGTPLTDRDDSGADRRNPSRSVIYGDKTVELRLTREDAVPTPMDSWAEEVTLSYADDFAKTLSEPTTFHGYEARFLDTEYEVKEEKYRVMQLLIATDAKEYYELRVDMPKGAKDEKRGASLFEGARDRLKVGKSMVG, encoded by the coding sequence ATGACAACTGAGGAGGGTCGGCTGATCGGTGGCCGCTACCGGTTGGCCGAGCGCATCGGCTCCGGCGGCATGGGCACCGTATGGCGTGCCGTGGACCAGCTCGTGGAGCGCGAAGTCGCCGTCAAGCAGCCGCGGTTGCCCGGGGATCCCCGGGACGGCGCCCACCAGCGCGCCGCCAATCGCCTCTACCGCGAGGCGCGGGCCGCCGCGCGGGTCGACCACCCCGCCGCCGTCGCCATCCATGACGTGGTCGTCGAGGACGGACTGCCGTGGATCGTCATGGAGTTGATCCGGGGCGAGTCGCTGGAGGACGTACTACGGCGCGGTCCCCTCAAACCGGCCGACACCGCGCGCATCGGGTTCGCGGTCGTCGGCGCGCTGCACGCCGCGCACTCCGTCGGGATCGTGCACAGGGACGTGAAGCCCGCCAACGTGCTGCTCGGCTCCCACGGCCGCGTCGTCCTCACCGACTTCGGCATCGCGCATATCCAGGGCGAGGAATCCCTCACCGCCAGCGGCGAGTTCGTCGGCTCGCTCGAGTTCATCGCGCCCGAACGCATGGCGGGCCAGGGCGCCGGACCCGCCTCCGACCTCTGGTCCCTGGGCGTTCTGCTGTACGCCGCCGTCGAGGGCTGGTCCCCCTTCCGCCGTACGGCCGTGGAGTCCACGCTCGCCGCGATCCTGTCCGACGAGCCGCCGGAACCGCGGCAGGCCGGGGACCTCGCGCCACTGATCACCCAACTGCTGGCCAAGGACCCAGGACAGCGACCGGACGCCGCGAAGAGCGCGGCGGTGCTCGAGGCGGTAGCCGAGGGCTGGACCGTGCCCGTCCTCACCAACCCGCCGCGGCGGCCCCAACCCCCTTACGCCTCACCGCAGTTCGCGGGCTACTCCGAGACCGTACAGGCCGGACTGCCGCATCCGGACATGGCACGAACCGAGACTGCTGGAGCCCCGCCCGCCGGATCCGTGCCGTCCCCGACGGCGCCGGACCATCACTCCTTACGCCGACGACGCCCCAGCTTTCGTCTCCTCGCTGCCTCCGTCGCCGGTGCCGTTCTCCTCAGCGGCGGCATCTGGCTCGGGATCTCCTTCCGGGGCGGCGACCCGAGGGCGGAGGCGCAGAACCGCGGAGCCACCCCCTCGGCGTCCGCCTCCCCTTCGGCCAGGACCGTGAACGGCTGGACCATCCATCCGGAGAAGGACATGGACGCCATCGTGTCCGTACCGGCCGGCACTCCGCTGACCGACCGCGACGACTCCGGCGCCGACCGCCGTAACCCCTCCCGCTCGGTGATCTACGGCGACAAGACCGTCGAGCTCCGGCTGACCCGCGAGGACGCTGTGCCGACGCCCATGGACTCCTGGGCGGAAGAGGTCACGCTCTCCTACGCCGACGACTTCGCGAAAACGCTGTCCGAACCCACCACGTTCCACGGCTACGAGGCGAGGTTCCTCGACACCGAGTACGAGGTGAAGGAAGAGAAGTACCGCGTGATGCAATTGCTGATCGCCACGGACGCCAAGGAGTACTACGAGCTGCGCGTGGACATGCCGAAGGGCGCGAAGGACGAGAAACGCGGCGCCTCGTTGTTCGAGGGCGCGCGTGATCGCCTCAAGGTCGGCAAGTCGATGGTGGGCTAA
- a CDS encoding serine/threonine-protein kinase, translating into MQGALLSDRYRLVDSIGSGGMGRVWRAHDEVLHRAVAIKELTAALYVSEGDRAVLLARTRAEARAAARINHSAVVTVHDVLEHDGRPWIVMELVEGHSLADAVKDSQRVEPQEAARIGLWVLRALRAAHSAGVLHRDIKPGNVLLSRDGRVLLTDFGIAQVEGDTTITRTGEIVGSVDYLAPERIRGHDPGPASDLWALGATLYTAVEGRSPFRRTTPLTTMQAVVDEEPGEPQNAGPLAHVINALLQKDPADRPDAAQAEQMLAEAAEGRRPSAAEDHVPTVHISNAPTISGTYGIDGRPAPDPAAATSNHPTSHTPNHPSNHPASHAPNHQPHHPTYQPPSGQARTRGRRRGRTLALVVVLAALVGGGGAAVMRYADEWRSSGASSSSSEPVKPSPEAGDKAPSDGVPDSWVRVDDPKGFSLALPSKAWKRKTVDDFQVDYTPDGGKHFVRIAVDQSPDFPTPYEHLLDLEQQLQQRLLDYRQVSLEENVFRDRPGGLWDFTWTAVAKDTPFPGPRRAIEEMYLSRDGIEYAIYVSAPAADWEQARRQFDNILRGWRPTADTAG; encoded by the coding sequence ATGCAGGGCGCTCTCCTCTCGGATCGCTACCGGCTCGTCGACTCCATCGGGAGCGGCGGCATGGGCCGGGTGTGGCGCGCGCATGACGAGGTGCTGCACCGTGCGGTCGCGATCAAGGAGTTGACGGCCGCGCTGTACGTGTCCGAGGGCGATCGGGCCGTACTGCTCGCCCGTACCCGGGCCGAGGCGCGTGCGGCCGCGCGGATCAACCACTCGGCCGTCGTCACGGTGCACGACGTGCTGGAGCACGACGGCCGGCCATGGATCGTGATGGAGCTGGTCGAGGGCCACTCGCTGGCCGACGCGGTGAAGGATTCGCAGCGCGTCGAGCCCCAGGAGGCGGCACGGATCGGGCTGTGGGTGCTGCGTGCGCTGCGGGCCGCGCACTCGGCGGGCGTACTGCATCGCGACATCAAGCCCGGCAACGTACTCCTCTCCCGAGATGGCCGTGTCCTGCTCACCGACTTCGGTATAGCGCAGGTGGAGGGGGACACGACGATCACGCGGACCGGCGAGATCGTCGGCTCGGTCGACTATCTCGCGCCCGAGCGCATTCGCGGCCACGATCCCGGCCCCGCCTCCGACTTGTGGGCGCTCGGCGCCACGCTCTACACGGCGGTCGAGGGCAGGTCGCCGTTCCGGCGGACCACACCGCTGACCACCATGCAGGCGGTGGTCGACGAGGAGCCGGGCGAGCCGCAGAACGCGGGCCCGCTCGCCCACGTGATCAACGCCCTGCTGCAGAAGGATCCGGCCGACCGGCCCGACGCGGCGCAGGCCGAGCAGATGCTCGCCGAGGCCGCCGAGGGGCGCAGGCCGAGCGCGGCCGAGGACCATGTGCCGACGGTGCACATCTCGAATGCCCCGACCATCAGCGGCACTTACGGCATCGATGGCCGGCCGGCGCCCGATCCGGCCGCCGCCACCTCGAACCACCCGACGAGCCACACTCCGAACCACCCGTCGAACCATCCGGCGAGCCACGCCCCGAACCACCAGCCGCACCATCCGACGTACCAACCGCCGTCGGGACAGGCCCGCACGCGAGGCCGCCGCCGTGGCCGCACCCTCGCCCTCGTCGTGGTCCTGGCCGCGCTCGTCGGCGGAGGCGGTGCCGCGGTGATGCGGTACGCGGACGAGTGGCGGTCCTCCGGCGCGTCGTCCTCGTCTTCCGAACCCGTGAAGCCCTCGCCGGAGGCCGGGGACAAGGCGCCCTCGGACGGTGTCCCGGACAGCTGGGTGCGGGTCGACGATCCGAAGGGGTTCAGTCTCGCTCTGCCGAGCAAGGCCTGGAAGCGGAAGACGGTGGACGACTTTCAGGTCGACTACACGCCCGACGGCGGCAAACACTTCGTCCGCATCGCCGTCGACCAGTCCCCGGACTTCCCCACGCCGTACGAGCATCTGCTCGATCTGGAGCAGCAGTTGCAGCAGCGGCTGCTCGACTACCGGCAGGTCAGCCTGGAGGAGAACGTGTTCCGCGACCGTCCGGGCGGCCTGTGGGACTTCACCTGGACGGCGGTGGCGAAGGACACCCCGTTCCCCGGTCCGCGGCGGGCCATCGAGGAGATGTATCTCAGCCGTGACGGCATCGAGTACGCGATCTACGTGTCGGCGCCCGCGGCGGACTGGGAGCAGGCCCGCCGTCAGTTCGACAACATCCTGAGGGGCTGGCGGCCCACGGCGGACACGGCCGGCTGA
- a CDS encoding serine/threonine-protein kinase, whose amino-acid sequence MSNSGGAPYGSNEPTSFGLQPPQPGMPGQQPGVQQPVGVPYPGNPYAAPHAAPTQVVPDQHVPQVPQEPGTGRLIAGRYRLLGKLGHGGMGTVWRAKDETVDREVAVKEPRVPDHLPERERANAFERMRREARAAARLDHPAVVNVHDVAVVDGQPWIVMELVHGRSLGAALQEGTLGVREAAKIGLDVLGALEAAHAAGILHRDVKPDNVLLGPHGRVVLTDFGIAQIEGETNLTDTGGFVGSPEFIAPERVLGQRPGPASDLWSLGVVLYAATEGVSPFRRTNTPATLQSVLNATPAAPNAAGGPLADAINALLNKDPARRPNAAQVRQLLAQAAQPHQETKVVQLASPGGKSLRIGRKGWIGVATALVVATAVTAFLQMGNPFAGPLPDGWKTHKEKDVAATLAVPPDYVRGLPDRATDKTHWVTYTDPSYSVSIGLYLYKKSEDSLNEIAGTASSEAYQDADAMEKVDDSAFSNMAESPAPKAETTETSYKEGKAAENVVTYVDDQTDSDTPRPREARIFYYKTKSGDLYKLWIDYPGKGDFTERGREVAETAIANLDVDKP is encoded by the coding sequence ATGAGCAACAGCGGGGGAGCCCCTTACGGGTCGAATGAGCCAACAAGTTTTGGTCTGCAACCGCCGCAGCCGGGTATGCCAGGACAGCAGCCCGGTGTGCAGCAGCCCGTCGGCGTCCCGTACCCGGGCAACCCGTACGCGGCTCCGCACGCGGCGCCCACCCAGGTCGTGCCCGATCAGCACGTTCCGCAGGTGCCGCAGGAGCCCGGCACCGGACGCCTGATCGCCGGCCGTTACCGGCTGCTCGGCAAGCTCGGCCATGGCGGCATGGGCACCGTATGGCGGGCCAAGGACGAGACGGTGGACCGTGAGGTCGCCGTCAAGGAGCCCCGCGTACCGGATCACCTTCCCGAACGCGAACGTGCCAACGCCTTCGAGCGCATGCGTCGCGAGGCGCGCGCCGCCGCTCGGCTCGACCACCCGGCTGTCGTAAACGTGCATGACGTCGCGGTGGTGGACGGCCAGCCGTGGATCGTGATGGAGCTGGTGCATGGACGTTCGCTCGGCGCCGCGCTGCAAGAGGGCACGCTCGGGGTGCGCGAGGCGGCGAAGATCGGCCTCGACGTCCTCGGCGCGCTGGAGGCCGCGCACGCCGCAGGCATCCTGCATCGCGACGTCAAGCCCGACAACGTGCTGCTCGGCCCGCACGGCCGCGTCGTCCTCACCGACTTCGGCATCGCCCAGATCGAGGGCGAGACCAACCTGACGGACACCGGCGGCTTCGTCGGCTCGCCCGAATTCATCGCGCCCGAGCGGGTATTGGGGCAGCGGCCGGGCCCCGCCTCCGACCTGTGGTCGCTGGGCGTCGTCCTGTACGCGGCCACCGAGGGCGTCTCACCCTTCCGCCGCACCAACACCCCCGCCACCCTCCAGTCCGTCCTCAACGCCACGCCGGCCGCACCGAATGCGGCGGGGGGCCCGCTCGCCGACGCCATCAACGCCCTGCTGAACAAGGACCCGGCCCGTCGTCCGAACGCCGCCCAGGTCCGCCAGCTCCTGGCACAGGCCGCCCAGCCGCACCAGGAGACCAAGGTCGTCCAACTCGCGTCCCCCGGCGGCAAGTCGCTACGCATCGGCCGCAAGGGGTGGATCGGGGTCGCGACGGCGCTCGTTGTGGCGACAGCGGTCACCGCTTTCCTGCAGATGGGCAACCCGTTCGCGGGGCCGTTGCCGGACGGCTGGAAGACGCACAAGGAGAAGGACGTGGCGGCGACGCTGGCCGTGCCCCCGGACTACGTGCGGGGCCTGCCCGACCGCGCCACGGACAAGACCCACTGGGTCACGTACACGGACCCGAGTTACTCCGTCTCGATCGGCCTGTACCTGTACAAGAAGTCCGAGGACAGCCTCAACGAGATCGCGGGCACCGCCAGTTCGGAGGCGTACCAGGACGCCGACGCCATGGAGAAGGTGGACGACAGCGCGTTCAGCAACATGGCGGAGTCGCCCGCGCCCAAGGCAGAGACCACCGAGACGTCGTACAAGGAAGGCAAGGCGGCGGAGAACGTCGTCACCTACGTCGACGACCAGACGGACTCCGACACGCCCCGCCCGCGCGAGGCCCGCATCTTCTACTACAAGACCAAGTCGGGCGACCTCTACAAGCTGTGGATCGACTATCCCGGCAAGGGCGACTTCACGGAACGCGGTCGCGAAGTGGCCGAAACCGCCATCGCGAATCTCGACGTCGACAAGCCCTGA